One Prevotella melaninogenica DNA window includes the following coding sequences:
- a CDS encoding DUF4407 domain-containing protein, with the protein MDKVNEPANEMKWGGLLNEFLWTCAGVNKKILRQCRADYAKYAGMGGTILFTALMAMFSGGYAMYFVFANPDIEKLSTDHIDGHAQLMAICFGIFWGLLIFNLDRFIVNTMYSDGKHTISKDEIIGGLPRIIMAIFLGIVISTPLEMKIFEDRIDHQLVIDNIKRANDARKESELGNKSFIERRNELEKERKEISKRLAKANYELQQEAEGTALSGKVGHGPIYEDKKANRDAIQKEMDDWTSAHQTELTDIKQQISANASNAGANISKASEENGFCVRYEAFSNVKSENFSLQLVSIFVMLLFIIIETTPTFFKMMIASGPYDDLLRSEMHRVRVLSDQQISDLNDNVNTEVKISTEKNHSRLEAEMAANKELLNQIATVQAELLTTAIAKWREEELTKIEKNPSQYIQTGTATNQPKS; encoded by the coding sequence ATGGATAAAGTTAATGAACCTGCAAACGAGATGAAATGGGGAGGACTCCTAAACGAGTTCCTTTGGACTTGCGCTGGAGTAAACAAAAAGATTCTGAGACAGTGTCGCGCCGACTACGCCAAGTATGCCGGTATGGGTGGTACAATTCTCTTTACTGCGTTGATGGCTATGTTTTCTGGTGGCTATGCTATGTATTTCGTGTTTGCTAACCCCGATATAGAGAAACTATCAACCGACCACATAGACGGTCATGCTCAACTTATGGCTATCTGCTTCGGTATATTTTGGGGCCTCTTGATTTTTAATCTTGACCGATTTATCGTAAATACCATGTATTCAGATGGCAAGCACACCATCAGCAAAGATGAAATTATCGGCGGCTTGCCCAGAATTATCATGGCTATTTTTCTTGGCATTGTTATTTCGACACCTCTTGAGATGAAGATATTCGAGGACAGGATAGATCATCAATTAGTAATTGACAATATCAAGCGCGCCAATGATGCTAGAAAGGAATCTGAGCTAGGCAATAAGTCATTCATTGAACGTCGTAATGAACTAGAGAAAGAGCGCAAGGAAATAAGTAAACGTCTGGCGAAAGCCAACTATGAGCTACAGCAGGAAGCTGAGGGTACTGCCCTGAGTGGAAAAGTTGGCCATGGTCCTATATATGAAGACAAAAAGGCAAACCGAGATGCTATTCAGAAAGAAATGGATGACTGGACATCTGCGCACCAAACAGAACTGACCGATATAAAGCAACAAATTTCAGCTAATGCGAGCAACGCCGGTGCCAACATTTCAAAGGCTTCGGAAGAGAATGGTTTCTGCGTGAGATATGAGGCATTTAGCAATGTAAAGTCAGAGAATTTTTCGCTTCAACTCGTCTCTATCTTCGTTATGTTGCTGTTTATTATTATAGAAACAACTCCTACTTTCTTCAAAATGATGATAGCATCTGGCCCATATGATGACTTGCTTCGTTCGGAGATGCATCGGGTAAGAGTGCTTTCTGATCAACAAATATCTGACTTGAATGACAACGTAAATACAGAGGTCAAAATTTCTACCGAAAAGAATCATAGCAGACTTGAGGCAGAAATGGCTGCTAATAAAGAGTTGTTGAATCAAATAGCGACAGTGCAAGCAGAACTTCTCACAACAGCTATCGCCAAATGGCGTGAAGAGGAACTGACAAAGATAGAGAAGAACCCTTCACAGTATATCCAGACAGGAACTGCAACGAACCAACCAAAGTCATGA
- a CDS encoding protein kinase family protein has protein sequence MPEISEITQSILVPALIKDSFVKDGTFEVLPDGNPKRYSGGFTSVYPFVKNGEKWAFRCWHSDLGNVKHRMELVSEALSKHPLPYFCEFTYVDEGIVVGGKIYPTTRMKWVDGLNLKEFICSHRDKLTLKKLADDFLSLCHDMHLHQFAHGDLQHENIIVGNNGQLYLIDYDSMYVPTMNDFDDIIIGKKDYQHPCRKNNHKSSERLDYFSELIIYTSILAISGDLSLIDDYQVEGSEALLFTAKDYEDITSSTIYTRLKSLDGVFPLLLKALMQYLSETDIDNLRPFDELLTKWQTNFSASSTILRKGNGDSSTLTWNVKNAKAVKLSYDNITEIVEPKASKVVSPARDTTYTLTVISLDGRREDKLTVTIEVKPECKIDFCADKEFTVSGVPVVLSWNICNAISVELEGHGMVETIGSQIVEPRRNTKYRLKVADVFGETNKEIEVKILPLPIIKSIMVPTPQIINNVSVSINFNMLQATLNLKDPPKIELSAAMIEETPKISIDKFHSLHIPLNRNNWWNKIIVKLDNVFNKLKKIKKHG, from the coding sequence ATGCCTGAAATATCAGAGATAACACAAAGTATACTTGTCCCGGCATTAATCAAGGATTCATTTGTTAAAGACGGAACCTTTGAGGTTTTGCCAGACGGTAATCCCAAGAGATACTCTGGGGGATTCACCTCTGTGTATCCATTTGTGAAGAATGGTGAGAAATGGGCTTTTCGTTGTTGGCATAGTGATTTGGGGAATGTCAAACATAGGATGGAACTTGTGTCCGAAGCGTTATCAAAGCATCCTCTGCCTTATTTCTGTGAGTTCACCTATGTAGATGAGGGTATCGTGGTTGGAGGTAAAATATACCCAACAACCAGGATGAAATGGGTGGATGGGCTCAATCTGAAAGAATTTATATGTAGTCACAGAGATAAGCTAACCTTGAAGAAACTGGCTGACGATTTCTTGTCTCTATGTCATGATATGCACCTACATCAGTTTGCCCATGGTGACCTCCAGCATGAGAATATTATCGTAGGCAATAACGGACAACTATATCTGATTGATTACGATTCAATGTATGTGCCAACGATGAATGACTTTGACGATATCATCATCGGCAAGAAGGATTATCAGCACCCGTGCAGAAAGAATAATCACAAATCATCAGAGAGACTTGATTACTTCTCGGAACTTATCATTTACACAAGTATACTGGCTATCTCTGGAGACTTGTCATTGATAGATGACTATCAAGTAGAAGGGTCTGAAGCGTTATTGTTTACGGCAAAAGATTACGAGGATATTACGTCCTCGACTATTTATACAAGGCTAAAGAGTCTGGACGGAGTATTCCCTCTCTTACTGAAAGCGTTGATGCAATATCTTTCAGAAACAGACATCGACAATCTCAGACCATTTGACGAACTCCTTACTAAATGGCAGACAAACTTCTCCGCATCGTCAACAATACTAAGGAAAGGAAATGGTGACTCTTCTACACTTACATGGAATGTAAAAAATGCTAAGGCTGTAAAGTTGAGTTACGACAACATCACTGAGATAGTTGAGCCAAAAGCCTCCAAGGTTGTTTCCCCAGCACGGGACACAACGTATACTCTTACCGTTATAAGTCTTGATGGAAGACGAGAAGACAAGCTAACAGTAACTATAGAGGTAAAACCTGAATGCAAGATAGATTTTTGCGCTGATAAAGAATTTACGGTTTCAGGTGTACCAGTTGTCCTCTCTTGGAATATTTGTAATGCCATCTCAGTAGAACTTGAAGGTCATGGCATGGTGGAAACTATAGGAAGTCAAATAGTAGAGCCTCGTCGAAACACAAAATATAGGTTGAAAGTTGCTGATGTTTTTGGAGAAACCAATAAGGAGATAGAAGTAAAGATACTGCCCCTCCCTATAATCAAATCGATAATGGTACCTACTCCTCAGATAATCAACAATGTATCTGTGAGCATTAACTTCAATATGCTTCAAGCTACGCTCAACCTGAAGGACCCTCCGAAGATAGAGTTGTCGGCAGCCATGATTGAAGAAACTCCCAAAATCAGTATCGATAAATTCCACAGTTTACATATCCCATTGAATCGTAATAATTGGTGGAATAAGATCATTGTAAAATTAGACAATGTGTTTAACAAATTGAAAAAAATCAAGAAACATGGATAA
- a CDS encoding protein kinase domain-containing protein → MAKLPECSEYLSAIETPQLFKSPVLMGGHVVKRNDTVIRYAGGFCVVFPFENLNRKYAIRCWHASVDDAQKRTKEIADELRRLQLPYFVGFEYFSDGILTNEGVQPIVAMDWVDASPLKDYISKYLYSPEKLKTLAANFLKMAKSLHEHGISHGDLQHGNIMVKDSGELVLVDYDSMYVPSLDGYSDDIKGLEGYQHPARWQNKKLTPKADYFSELVIYISILALSKMPSLWNDLGIEDTDTLLFNSDDIASRGSSNIFKVLETDSELKHLSQSLKDALLQISIEDLNPLEEIVGSPIDSISSKWVNNSYTPPSEPDYKKGAEDMSSKWKQNVRISETPNIDNISKKW, encoded by the coding sequence ATGGCAAAACTTCCGGAATGTAGTGAGTATCTGTCAGCTATAGAAACTCCACAATTATTTAAATCCCCCGTCTTAATGGGTGGCCATGTGGTGAAGCGTAACGACACCGTTATTCGTTATGCAGGAGGTTTCTGTGTGGTCTTTCCATTTGAAAATCTCAATCGTAAATATGCCATAAGGTGTTGGCATGCAAGCGTAGACGATGCTCAGAAAAGGACTAAGGAGATTGCTGATGAACTGCGGCGCCTTCAATTGCCTTATTTCGTAGGTTTTGAGTATTTCTCTGATGGTATTTTGACAAATGAAGGCGTTCAGCCTATTGTCGCTATGGACTGGGTTGATGCCTCGCCGCTAAAAGATTATATAAGTAAGTATCTCTACTCTCCAGAGAAGTTGAAAACTCTTGCTGCTAATTTCTTGAAAATGGCAAAATCACTCCATGAGCACGGTATCTCTCATGGCGACCTTCAGCATGGAAATATCATGGTGAAGGACAGCGGTGAACTTGTGCTTGTGGATTATGACTCCATGTATGTTCCATCTCTTGATGGTTATTCAGATGACATAAAGGGCCTTGAGGGGTATCAGCATCCTGCACGCTGGCAGAACAAGAAACTAACCCCCAAGGCAGACTACTTCTCTGAGTTGGTCATCTACATAAGCATTCTTGCATTGTCAAAGATGCCGTCATTATGGAATGATCTTGGGATAGAAGATACCGACACACTGCTTTTTAATTCTGACGATATTGCCTCTCGTGGAAGTTCAAACATATTCAAGGTACTTGAAACAGATTCTGAACTTAAACATTTGTCCCAATCACTAAAAGATGCTCTATTACAGATATCTATTGAAGACTTAAATCCATTGGAGGAAATAGTGGGTTCGCCTATTGATTCCATATCAAGCAAGTGGGTTAACAACAGTTACACCCCTCCTTCTGAACCTGATTACAAGAAAGGAGCAGAAGATATGTCGTCCAAATGGAAACAGAATGTTCGTATCAGTGAAACTCCTAATATAGACAATATAAGCAAGAAGTGGTAA
- a CDS encoding vWA domain-containing protein, whose translation MAANDMQWSSATPGYLIILIDQSGSMMSPYEGETRTSFASKVINRVINEIIQKNFNGEKPKNRCFITVIGYNHNVKEICSGYLEDLYSNPVRIDSVKKKMPDGAGGIIEIDTKMPVWVEAIDKDGTTNMKGAFEMAKELVSKWMEDKPQNPAPVIINISDGIPYYNGQDISICMRETIDVANEIMNLSCEDGNVLIFNAEVGSENGTKVVFPNDKSAISSTGAGAEFLYEITSVVPEGYKEAATKNELPMSDNARGCIFHAEGVDLINLINFGSSKGQKDKK comes from the coding sequence ATGGCAGCAAACGACATGCAATGGAGTTCCGCAACACCAGGCTACCTTATCATCTTGATAGATCAGTCCGGCTCTATGATGAGTCCTTACGAAGGAGAGACAAGGACATCTTTCGCCTCAAAGGTAATCAACCGAGTTATCAATGAGATTATCCAGAAGAATTTCAACGGAGAAAAGCCAAAGAACCGTTGTTTTATCACCGTTATTGGATATAACCATAATGTGAAGGAGATTTGTTCTGGATACCTAGAGGATTTGTATAGTAATCCTGTAAGAATAGACTCTGTGAAGAAGAAGATGCCTGATGGTGCTGGCGGAATCATTGAAATAGACACAAAGATGCCAGTTTGGGTAGAAGCCATTGACAAGGATGGCACTACAAACATGAAGGGTGCCTTTGAGATGGCTAAAGAACTTGTCTCCAAATGGATGGAAGACAAGCCACAGAATCCCGCACCTGTTATCATCAACATCTCCGACGGAATTCCGTATTATAATGGTCAGGATATAAGTATTTGCATGCGTGAAACCATTGACGTTGCAAACGAAATAATGAACCTTTCTTGTGAGGATGGCAACGTATTGATATTCAACGCTGAGGTTGGTTCGGAAAATGGAACAAAGGTTGTGTTCCCCAATGACAAGTCAGCAATATCTTCTACTGGTGCCGGTGCTGAGTTCTTGTACGAGATTACAAGTGTGGTGCCAGAAGGTTATAAAGAGGCTGCAACTAAGAATGAACTACCTATGAGCGACAATGCTCGTGGATGCATTTTCCATGCAGAGGGTGTTGACCTCATCAATCTAATTAATTTCGGCTCAAGTAAGGGACAAAAAGATAAAAAATGA
- a CDS encoding capsule assembly Wzi family protein: MKKLFSTLVVLLMTSTMQAQYQEPVRRDTLKLQPLKGLEYKVEMQGSLSKGKTPLWLNANKYGLSSLETANGYLRGGIERPLSTDEGQKFGLGYGLDVVVPINYTSKAVIQQAYVEGRWLHGTLTIGAKEQPMELKNNELSSGSQTLGINARPIPQVRLALSDYWTLPFANGWLHLKGHVAYGMMTDQNWQHDFTAKQSKYTDRAFFHSKAGYLKVGNDEVFCPWSLEMGLEMVSIFGGTSYLPGGHGAMKTIENGKGLHAYWNAFLPGGADNGETTYQNVQGDQLGSWVMRFNYDGDWSGFSLYADKFFEDHSAMLQLDYDGYGEGSEWMEKKQRRYLIYDFKDWLLGFEYRYKPDNWLNTFVVEYLYSKYQSGPIYHDHTITVADHIGGKDNYYNHYILPGFQHWGQGIGNPLYRSPIYNEDGTIYFKDNRFVGFHVGLGGHPSEYFKWRFLGTWQEGLGTYEQPYTKRRHNVSLMGEATYTLQGQKLPMWMRGVDVRMGIGADFGSVLGGNNYGMQLTITKRGLLGKK, from the coding sequence ATGAAGAAGTTATTTTCAACCTTGGTTGTCCTTTTGATGACATCGACGATGCAGGCTCAGTATCAAGAGCCGGTGCGACGTGACACGTTAAAGTTGCAGCCATTAAAGGGCTTAGAATATAAGGTGGAGATGCAGGGGAGCCTTTCAAAAGGCAAGACCCCACTCTGGCTCAATGCCAATAAGTATGGACTCAGTTCGCTGGAGACGGCGAACGGCTATCTACGTGGGGGCATAGAACGCCCATTGAGCACGGATGAAGGGCAGAAGTTCGGCTTAGGCTATGGGTTAGATGTTGTCGTTCCTATCAATTATACAAGTAAGGCTGTTATCCAGCAGGCATACGTGGAAGGGCGATGGTTACATGGAACACTGACCATTGGAGCTAAGGAACAGCCGATGGAACTGAAGAACAATGAGCTCAGTTCGGGTTCGCAGACATTGGGTATCAATGCTCGTCCTATTCCGCAGGTGCGCTTGGCATTGTCAGACTATTGGACACTACCTTTTGCGAATGGCTGGTTACACCTCAAAGGACACGTCGCTTACGGAATGATGACCGACCAAAATTGGCAACATGACTTCACCGCTAAGCAGTCGAAATATACCGACCGCGCATTCTTCCACTCTAAGGCAGGCTATCTGAAGGTGGGCAATGATGAGGTGTTCTGTCCGTGGTCGTTGGAGATGGGATTAGAGATGGTTAGTATCTTTGGCGGTACCTCTTATCTCCCTGGTGGGCATGGTGCCATGAAAACCATAGAGAATGGGAAAGGGCTGCACGCTTATTGGAACGCCTTTCTCCCCGGTGGTGCTGACAATGGTGAGACAACTTATCAGAATGTGCAGGGCGACCAATTGGGCAGTTGGGTGATGCGTTTCAACTATGATGGCGACTGGAGTGGTTTTTCACTCTATGCCGATAAGTTCTTTGAGGACCATTCAGCCATGCTTCAGCTTGACTATGACGGTTATGGTGAGGGTAGCGAGTGGATGGAGAAGAAGCAACGTCGCTACTTGATTTATGATTTCAAGGACTGGCTCTTAGGTTTTGAATATCGTTATAAACCAGATAATTGGTTGAACACTTTTGTCGTTGAATACCTTTATTCAAAGTATCAGAGTGGTCCGATTTACCATGATCACACCATCACGGTAGCCGATCATATCGGAGGCAAGGACAACTACTATAACCATTATATCCTCCCCGGTTTCCAACATTGGGGACAAGGCATTGGTAATCCGCTTTATCGTTCGCCAATTTATAATGAAGATGGGACTATCTACTTTAAGGACAACCGTTTCGTGGGTTTCCATGTAGGTTTGGGTGGTCATCCTTCAGAGTATTTCAAGTGGCGCTTCCTCGGCACATGGCAGGAGGGATTGGGAACCTACGAACAGCCTTACACGAAGAGACGACACAATGTGAGTCTGATGGGGGAGGCTACCTATACACTGCAAGGACAGAAACTTCCGATGTGGATGAGAGGTGTTGATGTCCGAATGGGCATCGGTGCCGACTTTGGTTCAGTACTCGGTGGCAACAACTATGGTATGCAGTTGACCATTACGAAGCGTGGTTTGTTAGGAAAGAAATAG
- a CDS encoding lipocalin-like domain-containing protein: MKRIKILSFVLPLLTLLFSSCTLETDNDAGRMEGMWHLVKIESMTSAANEDLSEQVIFWSFQAKLLQMEDKTGQHYSYLYRFRIDNDQLTLTSPYQFDRENGDRPLTAYESTLGLYGIKSLTPVFRIEKIDRRKMILNDGAVRLYFDKF, from the coding sequence ATGAAAAGAATAAAGATATTATCTTTTGTCTTGCCCCTACTGACACTCCTCTTCTCCTCTTGTACGTTGGAAACGGACAATGATGCAGGAAGAATGGAGGGAATGTGGCATCTTGTGAAGATAGAATCAATGACATCCGCTGCAAATGAAGACTTGAGTGAGCAGGTAATCTTCTGGTCTTTTCAAGCTAAGCTCTTGCAGATGGAGGATAAGACAGGACAGCATTATAGCTATCTCTATCGTTTCCGTATTGATAATGACCAACTTACGTTGACTTCTCCTTATCAGTTTGACCGTGAGAATGGCGACCGACCACTAACAGCTTATGAGTCAACATTAGGCTTATATGGTATTAAAAGTCTTACGCCAGTGTTCCGAATTGAGAAGATAGACAGACGAAAGATGATATTGAATGATGGGGCGGTAAGGCTCTACTTTGATAAATTCTAA
- a CDS encoding MraY family glycosyltransferase — protein MSTYILISLFAFAMSAVCGFIMIPQILSFCKKRKLYDTPNARKIHKNAVPRLGGVSFMPSMLIATVVALLAWIYTSKGNKIGVSPWSIFFGVGITVIYITGVLDDIFGVRAKKKLLMQIIVASLLPMSYLYINNLYGFLGIYEIPPLVGAVLTIGVLVFIMNSINLIDGIDGLSASLTLIALSGLFFIFQREKIWVYCILIAGLMGVLIPFLYHNIWGKQEKNQKIFMGDSGSLTLGYILGVLLIKFCMYNPHVMPYQKGATLLSVTLLLVPTFDVFRVIIVRILHHKPIFRADKNHIHHKLMRAGMTQHQALISIIALSLIFIIINLSLFNQLLVTWIIAIDIIIYITFQYTLDVFIRRKGGLPFTE, from the coding sequence ATGTCAACATATATTTTGATAAGCCTGTTTGCTTTTGCCATGAGTGCTGTCTGTGGATTCATTATGATTCCACAGATTCTCTCGTTTTGTAAAAAGAGAAAATTATATGACACACCAAATGCCAGAAAAATACACAAGAATGCTGTTCCTCGCTTAGGGGGTGTATCGTTTATGCCCAGTATGCTGATTGCTACGGTCGTTGCACTATTGGCGTGGATTTATACAAGCAAAGGCAATAAGATTGGGGTCAGCCCATGGAGCATCTTCTTTGGCGTGGGTATCACCGTTATCTATATAACAGGCGTACTCGATGACATCTTTGGCGTACGGGCAAAGAAGAAACTTCTCATGCAGATTATTGTGGCAAGTCTGCTTCCGATGTCCTATCTTTACATCAACAACCTCTACGGATTCTTGGGTATCTATGAGATTCCGCCACTCGTAGGGGCGGTGTTAACCATTGGCGTACTGGTATTTATCATGAATTCCATCAACTTGATAGATGGTATTGACGGCCTCTCTGCGAGCCTTACGCTCATCGCTTTATCGGGTCTTTTCTTTATTTTCCAACGCGAAAAGATATGGGTCTATTGCATCCTTATTGCTGGACTGATGGGTGTATTGATTCCTTTCCTTTACCATAACATATGGGGAAAACAGGAAAAGAACCAAAAGATATTCATGGGAGACTCTGGTAGTCTGACACTTGGTTACATCCTTGGCGTACTACTGATTAAGTTCTGTATGTATAACCCACATGTCATGCCTTATCAGAAGGGTGCAACGCTCCTTTCCGTGACCTTACTCCTCGTACCAACCTTTGATGTGTTCAGAGTTATCATCGTTCGAATTCTTCACCACAAACCGATCTTCAGAGCGGATAAAAACCATATCCACCATAAGCTAATGCGTGCAGGAATGACACAGCATCAGGCTTTGATAAGCATCATTGCACTGTCGCTTATCTTTATCATCATCAACCTTTCTCTCTTCAATCAACTTCTTGTGACATGGATTATTGCGATTGATATTATTATCTATATCACCTTCCAATATACCCTCGATGTCTTTATAAGAAGGAAAGGTGGACTTCCTTTCACAGAATAA
- a CDS encoding glycosyltransferase yields the protein MERIDISVLMAVYKKDNPTFLRESLDSIFSQTVEVAEVVLLEDGPLTDALYDVIKSYKLRYSTLKVVSFPENRGLGKTLNDGLLLCKYDLVARMDADDICKPNRLEVEYNWLKAHEDYDVIGSWVDEFTDDKTRVKSIRKVPETYDEIKKYAQYRCPINHPTAMYKKVAVLAVGGYLTEYFPEDYFLWLRMLKNGSKFYNIQESLLWFRYSEETVAKRGGWAYACDEVRILVRMLKMGYIPFHVFCQSVVIRFTTRVMPLPIRQRLYNLIRKT from the coding sequence ATGGAACGTATTGACATATCAGTTTTAATGGCTGTCTATAAGAAAGATAATCCAACTTTCCTTCGTGAAAGTTTAGATAGTATCTTTTCTCAGACAGTGGAGGTTGCCGAGGTCGTTTTGTTAGAGGATGGACCTTTGACGGATGCTTTGTATGACGTTATAAAGTCTTATAAGTTGAGATATTCAACTTTGAAAGTGGTGTCATTCCCAGAGAATAGGGGGTTGGGTAAGACCTTAAATGATGGCTTACTACTTTGTAAATATGATCTTGTGGCACGTATGGATGCTGACGATATCTGTAAACCGAATAGGTTAGAGGTAGAGTATAATTGGCTAAAGGCGCATGAGGACTATGACGTGATAGGCTCTTGGGTGGATGAATTTACAGACGATAAGACGCGGGTAAAGTCGATAAGAAAGGTTCCTGAAACGTATGATGAGATAAAGAAATATGCGCAGTATAGATGTCCTATAAACCATCCGACAGCTATGTATAAAAAAGTAGCAGTGCTGGCAGTAGGTGGTTATCTCACAGAATATTTCCCTGAAGATTATTTCCTTTGGTTGCGAATGTTGAAGAATGGAAGTAAGTTTTATAATATTCAGGAGTCTTTGTTGTGGTTCCGTTATTCGGAGGAGACGGTAGCAAAGCGAGGTGGTTGGGCTTATGCTTGTGATGAGGTGCGTATCTTGGTACGGATGCTGAAGATGGGCTACATACCTTTCCATGTTTTTTGTCAAAGTGTTGTAATCCGTTTTACCACTCGTGTTATGCCTTTACCTATCCGTCAGCGGTTATATAATTTGATAAGAAAAACATAG